In Streptomyces sp. HUAS ZL42, the DNA window ATCGCCACGACCGAGGGTGCCGCATCGCTCGTACGCGCCGCGGTGGAGACGTACGGCCGCCTCGACACCCTCGTCAACAACGCCGGGTTCCTGCGCGACCGGATGCTGGTCAACCTCGACGAGGACGACTGGGACGCCGTGCTGCGAGTCCATCTGAAGGGCCACTTCCTGCCCCTGAAACACGCCGCCGCGTACTGGCGGGCCCAGGCCAAGGCGGGGCGGATGCCCGAGGCCCGGGTCGTCAACACCAGCAGCGGGGCGGGGCTGCTGGGCTCGGTCGGGCAGGGCAACTACAGCGCCGCGAAGGCCGGGATCGTCGGACTGACCCTCGTCGCCTCGGCCGAGCTGGCCCGCTACGGCGTCCAGGTCAACGCGATCGCACCGGCGGCACGCACCCGGATGACGGAGCGGACGTTCGCCGAGACCATGACCGCGCCTGCCACCGGCTTCGACACGTTGGCCCCGGAGAACGTCTCCCCGCTGGTCGTCTGGCTCGGTTCGGCGGCCAGCGCGGGGGTGACGGGGCGGGTCTTCGAGGCGGAGGGGGGCAGGATCACGGTCATGGAGGGCTGGCGACCCGGCCCGAGCGCGGAGAAGGGGGAGCGGTGGGAGGCGGGGGAGGTGGGGGAGGCGATACGGAAGCTGCTGGAGGGGGCGCAGGCGCCTGGGGCGGTGTACGGGGCGTAGGGAGGACCGCTTCTCAGCCGACCGCCCGGGTGGTGGGTGGGCACAGGCCGGGGGTCTGGGGGCGGAGCCCCGGGCGGCGGCAACATCGACCCCGGTGACCAGACGACCTACGTGTCGCACTCCAGCACCGTCCTGCACAGCGCACACCTCGCCCTCATCCGCCCCCGCACCGGCACCCTGATCCGCTGATGACAGGTCGGGCAGGGGAACGAAACCCGCAGCGGACCCCGGCCGTCGGGTGTGAAGGCGTACGGCATGCCCGGCGCCGTCGCCGGCGCTTGGTCCTGGGCGTGGCGGCGGTCGCGGGCGTAGCGGCGGCGGCCCGCCCAGCCCGCCGCCGTCAGCGGCGGCTGCTGCTCGTCATGCCGGGCCAGCTCCCTGCCCTTCACATACGCCGTGTACGCCTGCGGGCTGGTGAACCACGTCGACGGATCCTCGCCGAACACCAGCGACCGCTTCGCCAGCACATACCCGAACTCCTCCGGCGTCAGATAGCCCAGCTTCTGCGACGACGCCCCGTCCTCCCGGTACGCATCCAGCAGCAGCCAGCCCGCGCCCAGGTACGTCGTCGCCGTGTCCGTGAGGATCTCGTTGTCACGGGTGCTCTGGAAGGACAGGTCCATGCGGTGCAGATACACATGCATGATCTCGTGCGCCAGGGCCGCGCCGATGTCCCGCCGATGGGTGCGGAACCGGTCGTTCAGCTCCACGAAGTACTCCGGACCCGCCGCGAGTTCGATGTTCGCCGCATGCCGCATCTCGCGGAAACTCACGATCAGCCGCGCGTCGGGCAGCCGGTAGTGCCGCACCAGCTCCCGGGCCACCCGCTGCGCCCCCAGATACAGATCGTCCGTGTCGCAGAACGCGACATCGGCGGGTGCCACACTGGTGTCGAACGTCCGGACCGTGTCGTACGACAGCCGTCTGTACAGCGCCGTGATGGAAGCCCGCACCGTCTCCAGGTGTGGGTAGCCGTGCTCGACCGGTCCGTCGTTTGCCACGCCTGAACCCCCAAGACGCCCTGAACCCGATTCCACTCTACGAGGAAACCCGCAGATATTGGCGGGTCGGACTCCCGCAGGCGGACGCACTAGGGTGAACGCCCATGACCACCCGCAACACCGGTACCGGTGACGTCGACCCCGCCGTCCGCGAGGAACTCGCCCGGCTGCGCGACAGCATCGACAACATCGACGCCGCCGTCGTCCACATGCTCGCCGAACGCTTCAAGGCCACCCAGCAGGTCGGCCACCTCAAGGCCGCCCACCAGCTGCCGCCCGCCGACCCCGACCGCGAGGCCCGCCAGATCGCCCGGCTGCGCGCACTCGCCGAGAGCGCCAAGCTCGACCCCGCGTTCGCTGAGAAATTCCTGAATTTCATCATCGCCGAAGTGATCAGGCACCACGAGCGCATCGCCGACGACGCGATCAACGGCACCGCACGCCCCACGAACTGACCTCCACGGATGTCCTCCGGGGGCGTGACACGGGGCCGCGGTGGGGGCATGCTGCCCTGTGCACTGCTTGTCAGCTGACGGGTACGGCGCGTCAGCACCCGGACGTAAGCTGGTTCCCCCACCGCGGGAGGGACGTCGGGCCATGCCGTCGGATGCCAAGATCCTCATCGTCGACGACCACCAGGACACGCTGTACGCGCTCGAAAGCGCTCTGGCCCCGCTCGGCTACCGGCTCGGCCGTGCCACCAGCGGCGACGAGGCGCTCAAGCAGGTGCTGCGCGGCCGCGTCGGCCTGCTTCTGCTCGACGTGCGCATGCCCGGCGTGAGCGGACTGGACGTCGTGCGCTACATGCGCCGCGTGGAACAGACCCAGCACATACCCGTCGTCCTGCTCACCGGCTTCGGCCCCGACCACGAACTGACCTCCGCCGCCTTCGGACTCGGCGTCGCCGACCTCGTGATGAAACCCGTCGATCCCTGGGCGCTGCGCACCAAGGTCCGCTACCTCTTCGACGCCCACCAGCGCCATACGGCGCTGGAACAAGAGGTGCGGGAACTGCGAGCCCTCGTCAAGGGCGACATCGGGGCACACACCCCGCGCCGCGTCCGCCCACACCCGGAAGCGCGGGTTCCGGGACCGCGCTAGGTGTTCTGTCCGGCGGATCAAGTCGCAGAGAATCAACGGCATCTGATCAGCGCAGGTGAGGGGCCATGGAGGTGCCCCCGCGCGAGGTTGTTCGAGCGTGGGGGAGCGTCCAGCTGCAAGGCGGAGGAGGGGTGTCGACGCGACGGGGGTCCCCCCGGCTCGAGCGAAGTCGAGAGGGGGGAGTCGGCGGCCGACGACAACGCGGCAGACGTGCGTGCCAGTCCCCGCGGCCCCGGGATGATCCGAAAGGCGCGCCCCGGGGGCAAGCGTCGGCTCCGGCGCGAGAAGGGACATAACGCACGTACCGATCCGCCCCTGTGCGTGGTGGGTGCCATCAGGCAGCATGTCGTTCATGTCCGTACTGACGCGCGACGAAGCGCAGACACGTGCCCAGCTCCTCGACGTCCACCGGTACACGATCGAGCTCGACCTGACCACCGGCGACGAGACCTTCGACTCCCGCACCGTCATCCGGTTCACCACCCGCGCGGACAGTGACAACACGGACACGTTCGTCGAGATCAAGCCGGCCGAGCTGCACTCCGTCACCCTCGACGGACAGCCCCTCGACCCGGACTCCCTCGACGCGAACAGGCTCCCCCTGAAGAACCTCAGCGCCGGCGAGCACGAACTGCGCATCCACGCCGCGATGCACTACTCCCGGACCGGCGAGGGCATGCACCGCTTCACCGACCCCACCGACGGCGAGACCTACGTCTACACCCAGCTGGCCATGGACGACTGCAAGCGCGTCTTCCCGGCCTTCGACCAGCCCGACCTCAAGGCCGTCTTCGACCTCTCGGTGAAGGCACCCGAAGGCTGGACCGTCCTCGCCAACGGCATCACCGAACACCTCGGCGACGGCCGCTGGCAGGCCGCACCCACCCCCCTGATCTCCACCTACCTCGTCGCCGTCGCCGCCGGCCCCTGGCACTCCGTGCACACCGAACACCGCGGCCTGCCCTTCGGCATCCACTGCCGCCGCTCCCTCGCACCCCACCTCGACGCCGACGCCGACGAACTCTTCGACGTCACCCGCGCCTGCTTCGACCGCTACCACGAGAAGTTCGAGGAGCCCTACCCCTTCGACTCCTACGACCAGGCATTCGTCCCCGAGTTCAACTTCGGCGCGATGGAGAACCCCGGCCTCGTCACCTTCCGCGACGAGTTCGTCTACCGCTCCGCCGTCACCGACACCGAACGCCAGACCCGCGCCATGGTCGTCGCCCACGAGATGGCCCACATGTGGTTCGGCGACCTCGTCACCCTCAAGTGGTGGGACGACATCTGGCTGAACGAGTCCTTCGCCGAGTACATGGGCTACCAGACCCTCGTCGAAGCCACCCGCTTCACGGACACCTGGACCGACTTCGGCGTCGTCCGCAAGGCCTGGGGCTACGACGCCGACCAGCGCCCCTCCACCCACCCCGTCGCCCCCGAAGCAGTCGACGACACCGCCGCCGCCCTACTCAACTTCGACGGCATCTCCTACGCCAAGGGCGCCTCCGCGCTGCGCCAGCTGGTCGCCTGGCTCGGCGACAAGGACTTCCTCGCCGGCATCAACACCCACTTCGCCCGCCACCGCTTCGCTAACGCCACCCTCGCCGACTTCATCGACTCCCTCGCGGAGGCCACCGAACGCGACGTGCACGCCTGGGCCGACGCCTGGCTGCGCACCACCGGCGTCGACACCCTCACCCCCCGCGTCGACTCCGGCGACAACGGCACGTACACCCTCACCGTCGACCGCACCGGCAGCCGCCCGCACCGCATCGCCGTCGGCCTGTACGACCTGGACCTCGCCGACGAGGGGCACCTCACCCTGCGCGAACGCCTCGGCATCGACGTCCCGCAGACCGCCCCGCAGCCCATCGGCAAGCGCCCCGCGCTGCTGCTGCTCAACGACGGCGACCTGACCTACGCCAAGGTCCGCTTCGACGAGGCCTCCTTCCACGCCGTGCGCGAAGGCCTCGCCGGCCTGCCCGAACCCCTCACCCGCGCGGTCGTGTGGAACGCCCTCAGGGACGCCGTCCGCGACGGCGAACTCCCGGCCTCCGCCTACCTCGACGCCGCCCGCGCCCACCTCCCCCACGAGACCGACCTCGCCGTCGTCCAAGGCGTCCTCGCCTTCGCCGCCGCCCAGGTCGCCGACCGCTACCTCACCCCCGAGGAACGCCCGGCAGCCCTGTCCACCCTCTCCGCCCTCTGCCGCGACCTCATCCGCCGCACCGAGGACGGCGACAACCCCGGCCTGCGCCTGATCGCCGTACGCCACTTCATCGACGTCGCCGCCCACCCCGACACCATCGCCGCCTGGCTCGCCGACGGCACCGTGCCCGGCGGCCCCGAACTCGACCCCGACCTGCGCTGGCGCGTCCTGGGCCGCCTCGCCGTCCTCGGCGCCACCGACGAGGCCGCCATCGCCGCGGAACTGGAGCGCGACCCGAGCGCCACCGGCCGGGAGGGCGCCGCCCGCTGCCGGGCCGCCCTGCCCGACGCGGACGCCAAGCGGGCGGCCTGGGAGGCGATGTTCTCGGGCGACGACCTCTCCAACTACCTGTTCACCGCCACCGCCCAGGGCTTCTGGCAGCCCGAACAGACCGACCTCGTACGGGAGTACGTGCCGCGCTACTACGAGGACGCCGTCGCCCTCGCCGCCCGGCGGGGGCCGGCCATCGCGGAGGCGGCCGGACGCTGGGCGTTTCCCGCCTACGCCGTCGACGCGGAGAACCTCCGGTTGGGCGAGGAGTGCCTGCGCGACGCCGACCCCATCCCGGCACTGCGCCGCAAGCTGGCCGACCAACTCGACGACCTGGGGAGGGCGCTGCGGGTCAGGGAGGCGTAGAGGGGACGTTGCCGCCGCACACGGCGCCGTAGCCAGGGGGCTCCGCCCCCTGGACCCCCGGCCCACGCCCACCCACCACCCGACTCGGTTGGGAAAAGGGTCACCGACCCCCAGCCCGTCCGGCGTTCGAGGACGAGGCCGTTCGCGCCGAGGGGATCCAGGGACAGAGCCCTGGCGGAGTGCAGGGGTGGGGCCTTGGTGGGGTCTCGGGGGTGGAGCCTGGGCGGGGTGCAGGGGGGCCTGGTGGGGTCTCGGGGGCGGAGTCTTGGCGGAGTGCAGGGGCGGAGCCCCGCTGGGGTCCGGGGCGGAGCCCCGGGCGAGGGGCACCTCCTGTCCGACCGAGTCGGGCGGTGGGTGGGCGAAGGCCGCCGGTGCACGGGCGGAGCCCCGCAAGGGGGCCTGGGGGCGCAGCCCCCAGCGGGGTCGAAGGGGCGGAGCCCCTGGGGAAGGGACGGGTAGGGGCGGCGGGGGCGACCCTACGACGCCCGCACCAACGCACGGCGCACCACAACGCCCCCACATACCCCTTTCGGGGGCAGTCCTCGCCCTTCCCGCACGCATCACCCCAACCACAGACAAGCTGGAACCCCCGCGCCCGCAGGAGCCCCCATGCCCACCCCACCCCTCGCCTCAGGCCCCGAAGGCCCGGACGCCCTACGCCCGTTGCTCCACGACGTCCTCGACGCGCTCGACACCGGCGCCCGGGCCCGCCGCGGGCCCATGCCCGCAGGCGGACCGGACACCGTCGCCGCACAAGTGCGCGCCGCCGTCGGGGACGTACTGCCCGAGCAGGGCGACCCGGACGCCCTGCGCACCCTGGTTCACACGCTCGCCGCGGGCGCCGCCGACCCCGCCGACCCACTCTGCGCCGCCCACCTGCACTGCCCGCCCCTCGCCGTCGCCACCGCCGCCGACCTCGCCGTGTCCGCCCTCAACCCCTCCCTCGACTCCTGGGACCAGGCCCCCGCCGCCTCCGAACTGGAAGCACAGGTCACACGGGCCCTCGCACGGCAAGCAGGCCTGGCCGACTCCCTGATCACCACCGGCGGCACCGAGTCCAACCTGCTCGCCCTGCTACTGGCCCGCGAACAGCACGGCCCCCGCCTCCGACTCGTCTGCGGAGCCAACGCCCACCACTCCCTGCCCCGCGCCACCTGGCTGCTGGGCCTGCCCGACCCCGTGATCGTGCCCACCCCCACCGGCACCCTCGACCCCGCCGCCCTCGATACGGCCCTCACCCACCTGCCACGCCCCCTGCTCGTCGCCGCCACCGCCGGCACCACCGACGCCGGCCTCATCGACCCCCTCCCCGACATCGCCACCCTCAGCACCGCCCACGGCGCCCGCCTCCACATCGACGCGGCCTACGGCGGAGGACTCCTCTTCAGCGACCGCCACCGCGGCACACTCACCGGCCTCGACGCCGCCCACACCGTCACCCTCGACCTGCACAAACTCGGCTGGCAACCGGTCGCCGCCGGCCTCCTCGCCGTCAAGGACCCCACCGACCTCACCGCCCTGCAGCACCACGCCGACTACCTCAACGCCGACGACGACACCGAAGCCGGCCTCCCCGACCTCCTCGGCCGCTCCCTGCGCACCACCCGCCGCCCCGACGCCCTCAAGATCGCCGTCACCCTCAAAACCCTCGGCAGAACCGGCCTCGGCGCACTCGTCGACCAGGTCTGCGCC includes these proteins:
- a CDS encoding two-component system response regulator yields the protein MPSDAKILIVDDHQDTLYALESALAPLGYRLGRATSGDEALKQVLRGRVGLLLLDVRMPGVSGLDVVRYMRRVEQTQHIPVVLLTGFGPDHELTSAAFGLGVADLVMKPVDPWALRTKVRYLFDAHQRHTALEQEVRELRALVKGDIGAHTPRRVRPHPEARVPGPR
- a CDS encoding aspartate aminotransferase family protein, which produces MPTPPLASGPEGPDALRPLLHDVLDALDTGARARRGPMPAGGPDTVAAQVRAAVGDVLPEQGDPDALRTLVHTLAAGAADPADPLCAAHLHCPPLAVATAADLAVSALNPSLDSWDQAPAASELEAQVTRALARQAGLADSLITTGGTESNLLALLLAREQHGPRLRLVCGANAHHSLPRATWLLGLPDPVIVPTPTGTLDPAALDTALTHLPRPLLVAATAGTTDAGLIDPLPDIATLSTAHGARLHIDAAYGGGLLFSDRHRGTLTGLDAAHTVTLDLHKLGWQPVAAGLLAVKDPTDLTALQHHADYLNADDDTEAGLPDLLGRSLRTTRRPDALKIAVTLKTLGRTGLGALVDQVCARARDFAGLVAAHPGLELHAPPTISTVLFRPTTATDDTVAAVRRRLLTDGRAVLGRARLDGRLWLKATILNPHTRPEDLAALLKLVEGNTPT
- the pepN gene encoding aminopeptidase N; its protein translation is MSVLTRDEAQTRAQLLDVHRYTIELDLTTGDETFDSRTVIRFTTRADSDNTDTFVEIKPAELHSVTLDGQPLDPDSLDANRLPLKNLSAGEHELRIHAAMHYSRTGEGMHRFTDPTDGETYVYTQLAMDDCKRVFPAFDQPDLKAVFDLSVKAPEGWTVLANGITEHLGDGRWQAAPTPLISTYLVAVAAGPWHSVHTEHRGLPFGIHCRRSLAPHLDADADELFDVTRACFDRYHEKFEEPYPFDSYDQAFVPEFNFGAMENPGLVTFRDEFVYRSAVTDTERQTRAMVVAHEMAHMWFGDLVTLKWWDDIWLNESFAEYMGYQTLVEATRFTDTWTDFGVVRKAWGYDADQRPSTHPVAPEAVDDTAAALLNFDGISYAKGASALRQLVAWLGDKDFLAGINTHFARHRFANATLADFIDSLAEATERDVHAWADAWLRTTGVDTLTPRVDSGDNGTYTLTVDRTGSRPHRIAVGLYDLDLADEGHLTLRERLGIDVPQTAPQPIGKRPALLLLNDGDLTYAKVRFDEASFHAVREGLAGLPEPLTRAVVWNALRDAVRDGELPASAYLDAARAHLPHETDLAVVQGVLAFAAAQVADRYLTPEERPAALSTLSALCRDLIRRTEDGDNPGLRLIAVRHFIDVAAHPDTIAAWLADGTVPGGPELDPDLRWRVLGRLAVLGATDEAAIAAELERDPSATGREGAARCRAALPDADAKRAAWEAMFSGDDLSNYLFTATAQGFWQPEQTDLVREYVPRYYEDAVALAARRGPAIAEAAGRWAFPAYAVDAENLRLGEECLRDADPIPALRRKLADQLDDLGRALRVREA
- a CDS encoding chorismate mutase, giving the protein MTTRNTGTGDVDPAVREELARLRDSIDNIDAAVVHMLAERFKATQQVGHLKAAHQLPPADPDREARQIARLRALAESAKLDPAFAEKFLNFIIAEVIRHHERIADDAINGTARPTN
- a CDS encoding SDR family oxidoreductase, with product MTAICDGRVVVVTGAGRGLGRAHALAFAAEGAKIVVNDLGVGLDGTPGPGSPADAVADEIRAAGGEAVAHGGDIATTEGAASLVRAAVETYGRLDTLVNNAGFLRDRMLVNLDEDDWDAVLRVHLKGHFLPLKHAAAYWRAQAKAGRMPEARVVNTSSGAGLLGSVGQGNYSAAKAGIVGLTLVASAELARYGVQVNAIAPAARTRMTERTFAETMTAPATGFDTLAPENVSPLVVWLGSAASAGVTGRVFEAEGGRITVMEGWRPGPSAEKGERWEAGEVGEAIRKLLEGAQAPGAVYGA